The uncultured Methanomethylovorans sp. genome contains a region encoding:
- the thsA gene encoding thermosome subunit alpha: MAGQPAYYAGNRNQKTRGRDALSINILAGKAVANAVRSTLGPKGMDKMLVDSLGDIVITNDGATILKEMDIEHPAAKMVVEVSKTQDDEVGDGTTTAAVLTGELLSKAEELINKGVHPTVITSGYRQAATKCEEILNTITVDVSPEDRVALKKIASTALTGKGAGEYKGFLSELALDAVLSVAEKTDSGYKVDIEDITIEKREGGSIKDTELIKGLVIDKDRVRPNMPQRIDNAKVMLTSFAIEFNKTEKDAEIKITSPEQMQLFVDQEERMIKAKVDNIIKTGATVVFCQKGIDDLAQYYLEKAGIYACRRIKKSDMEKLARATGATIVQDDTEILVGDLGYAGYVEEREVKGTKMTFVMDCKNTKTASLVLHGGTTHIVDGVKRALNDALRVVGVSLEDGKVVVGGGATEVELALKLRQYASSLKGREQLAVNGFADALEIIPQTLAENGGLDPIDILVEMRSQHEKGNKRAGVNVFTGKVVDMWEENVIEPLRVKTQAINSATEAAVMILRIDDIVASSGKSKLGAGGMPAPGAEMGE, from the coding sequence ATGGCTGGACAACCAGCATACTATGCAGGTAACAGGAATCAGAAGACAAGGGGTAGAGATGCTCTGAGCATCAATATCCTTGCAGGAAAGGCTGTGGCAAATGCAGTGAGGAGCACACTGGGCCCCAAAGGCATGGACAAAATGCTTGTAGACTCATTGGGTGACATAGTTATCACCAATGACGGAGCCACCATTCTGAAGGAAATGGATATTGAGCACCCTGCTGCCAAGATGGTAGTGGAAGTGTCCAAGACTCAGGATGATGAAGTGGGAGATGGAACTACCACTGCAGCGGTACTTACAGGGGAATTACTCTCAAAGGCAGAAGAATTGATCAACAAGGGAGTCCACCCCACTGTCATTACAAGTGGATACCGGCAAGCTGCTACAAAATGTGAAGAGATCCTGAATACTATCACTGTTGATGTTTCACCTGAAGACAGAGTGGCATTAAAGAAGATCGCTTCCACTGCTCTTACAGGCAAAGGTGCAGGAGAGTACAAAGGTTTCCTTTCGGAGTTAGCTCTTGATGCAGTACTTTCTGTAGCAGAGAAGACAGATTCAGGCTACAAGGTCGATATTGAGGACATTACTATCGAGAAACGTGAAGGCGGGAGTATCAAGGACACTGAGCTGATCAAGGGACTTGTAATAGACAAGGACCGTGTTAGGCCCAATATGCCACAAAGGATCGACAACGCCAAGGTGATGTTGACAAGTTTCGCTATTGAGTTCAACAAGACCGAGAAAGATGCTGAGATCAAGATCACATCTCCTGAACAGATGCAGTTGTTCGTGGACCAGGAAGAGAGGATGATCAAGGCAAAGGTCGATAACATCATCAAAACAGGTGCAACTGTGGTGTTCTGCCAGAAAGGTATCGATGACTTGGCCCAGTACTATCTTGAAAAGGCTGGTATCTATGCATGCAGAAGGATCAAGAAGAGCGATATGGAAAAGCTTGCCAGGGCAACAGGTGCTACTATTGTCCAAGATGACACTGAGATCCTCGTCGGGGACCTTGGTTATGCAGGCTATGTCGAAGAAAGAGAGGTCAAAGGTACCAAGATGACCTTTGTGATGGATTGTAAGAACACTAAGACCGCATCTCTTGTTCTTCACGGAGGAACTACTCATATCGTAGATGGTGTAAAGCGTGCACTCAATGATGCATTAAGGGTTGTGGGTGTTTCCCTTGAAGATGGAAAGGTAGTAGTAGGCGGAGGCGCAACTGAAGTAGAACTTGCACTGAAACTCAGGCAGTATGCATCAAGCCTTAAGGGCAGAGAACAGCTTGCAGTAAATGGATTTGCAGATGCATTGGAGATCATTCCGCAAACCCTTGCAGAAAATGGTGGACTTGACCCCATAGATATACTTGTTGAGATGCGTTCCCAGCACGAGAAGGGTAACAAGAGGGCTGGTGTGAACGTATTTACCGGCAAAGTCGTTGATATGTGGGAAGAGAACGTCATTGAGCCACTGAGGGTAAAGACCCAGGCCATAAACTCAGCTACTGAAGCTGCTGTTATGATCCTTAGGATCGATGATATCGTTGCATCTTCCGGCAAGAGTAAGTTAGGCGCAGGAGGCATGCCAGCTCCTGGTGCAGAAATGGGCGAGTAA
- a CDS encoding biotin transporter BioY gives MVYNPSSDTGSSTTDLKKMVFAALFSSLTAVGAYVKIPLPITPVPVTMQVFFVLLAGCILGSRWGTISMIVYLLLGIVGFPVFSGGSSGLGVLFGPTGGYLIGFIFAAFVTGKFSETISHRSLLKNSLHMIVGLCIIYIFGAFRLMQVADLTFQQTMVAGVLPFIIGDLITLLIAAFIATRYEV, from the coding sequence ATGGTTTACAATCCCTCTTCAGATACTGGAAGTTCTACAACAGACCTGAAAAAAATGGTATTTGCTGCCCTATTTTCTTCTCTTACAGCAGTAGGTGCATATGTGAAGATTCCTCTTCCTATCACGCCTGTTCCGGTGACAATGCAGGTATTTTTTGTATTGCTTGCCGGTTGTATTCTGGGTAGCCGATGGGGAACTATCAGTATGATAGTGTATCTTTTGCTCGGAATAGTGGGATTTCCTGTATTCTCTGGAGGATCTTCTGGATTGGGAGTACTTTTTGGTCCAACCGGTGGCTATCTTATAGGCTTCATATTTGCAGCATTTGTAACCGGCAAGTTCTCAGAAACAATATCTCATCGTTCTTTACTGAAAAATAGTCTGCATATGATCGTTGGCTTGTGTATCATTTATATTTTCGGTGCCTTTCGGCTTATGCAAGTAGCTGATCTCACATTCCAGCAAACGATGGTTGCAGGAGTATTACCTTTCATTATAGGCGATCTGATCACATTGCTAATTGCTGCATTCATAGCTACACGGTACGAGGTATAA
- a CDS encoding ATP-binding cassette domain-containing protein has product MISIEDLSYSYPDGTNVLDSIDLELETGEFVVLVGPNGCGKSTLSRHLNGLLRPTAGSVKVMGMDTRDPSSLWRIRQAVGMVFQDPNVQFIGSTLEEDIAFGLENLALPAADIKRLVSEALEITGMDKYRHISPSSLSGGQKQKAAIAGSLAMGSKFLVLDEVSSMLDLRSCAEVLNMVISLKNKGIGLLYITHRPEEIIIADRILVMDQGRIVADGMPLSVIRELGLDHDLFELPPLLELALKLEDVGVIHLNGPLLSPLTLAEEICRSL; this is encoded by the coding sequence GTGATATCCATTGAGGATCTTTCATACAGCTATCCAGATGGAACAAATGTACTTGATTCCATAGATTTGGAGCTAGAAACGGGTGAATTCGTTGTTTTAGTGGGTCCCAATGGTTGCGGTAAATCCACTCTTTCAAGGCACTTGAACGGCCTCTTAAGACCCACTGCTGGTTCTGTAAAAGTAATGGGGATGGATACTAGAGATCCTTCTTCCCTCTGGAGAATAAGGCAGGCTGTAGGAATGGTATTCCAGGACCCTAATGTGCAGTTTATTGGGAGCACTTTGGAAGAAGATATAGCTTTTGGATTAGAGAACTTAGCCCTCCCAGCTGCTGATATCAAAAGGTTAGTTTCAGAGGCATTGGAAATCACTGGTATGGATAAGTACAGACATATTTCTCCAAGTTCTTTAAGCGGTGGCCAGAAACAGAAAGCAGCCATAGCGGGATCACTGGCAATGGGTTCTAAATTCCTGGTACTGGATGAAGTGAGTTCTATGCTGGACCTACGATCATGTGCAGAAGTGCTCAATATGGTTATTTCTCTTAAGAACAAAGGAATTGGCTTGCTTTACATCACCCACCGGCCAGAAGAAATTATTATCGCAGATCGTATTCTGGTGATGGATCAGGGCAGAATAGTAGCTGATGGAATGCCACTTTCCGTTATCAGAGAACTCGGTTTAGACCATGATCTGTTCGAGCTGCCCCCTTTACTGGAGCTTGCACTGAAGCTTGAAGATGTTGGTGTCATCCACCTGAATGGTCCTCTATTGTCTCCACTTACATTAGCGGAGGAAATATGCCGATCATTGTAG
- a CDS encoding ATP-binding cassette domain-containing protein, with protein MPIIVDNVRFSYARNTQFESMVLERINMTVEDNEFLVIMGEIGSGKSTLIKHFNGLLKPLSGKVTVDGFNATSFHARKLVSMLFQFPQQQLFGRTVFEDVAFAPLNFGVSGQELRSKVRESLIMVGLDENIASKSPFSLSNGHMRLVALAGIIAASPKYLVLDEPFTGLDPKSRKELSKALEQVRATGVTVVVVTHNIHHILPLATRVFSMESGKLRFTGTPEEYFLSTPSQIQDIPLLMGELRKCGLEVNDGIFNVEEAFKEIIRIKRTSAAHE; from the coding sequence ATGCCGATCATTGTAGACAATGTCAGGTTCTCTTATGCAAGAAATACCCAGTTCGAGTCAATGGTGCTTGAAAGAATTAATATGACGGTAGAAGATAATGAATTTCTTGTCATCATGGGCGAGATAGGTTCAGGAAAATCTACTCTTATAAAACATTTTAATGGTCTTTTAAAGCCCCTTTCTGGAAAAGTAACTGTGGATGGATTCAATGCTACATCTTTCCATGCCAGAAAGCTTGTAAGCATGCTTTTTCAATTTCCTCAACAGCAACTTTTTGGACGGACGGTGTTTGAAGATGTCGCTTTTGCACCATTGAATTTTGGAGTATCCGGTCAAGAACTGCGCTCAAAGGTGAGAGAGTCCTTAATAATGGTAGGGTTGGACGAGAATATCGCTTCAAAATCGCCTTTCAGTTTAAGTAATGGGCATATGCGATTGGTGGCTCTTGCCGGTATCATTGCTGCAAGCCCTAAATATCTAGTTCTTGATGAACCTTTCACAGGGCTTGATCCTAAAAGCAGAAAAGAGTTATCCAAGGCATTGGAACAGGTTCGTGCTACCGGTGTCACCGTCGTGGTAGTAACCCACAATATACATCATATATTGCCCCTGGCCACAAGGGTGTTTTCCATGGAGAGTGGAAAGCTGAGATTTACGGGTACTCCTGAAGAATACTTCTTATCAACACCTTCACAGATTCAGGATATTCCTTTGTTGATGGGGGAGCTGCGTAAATGCGGGTTAGAGGTGAATGATGGCATCTTCAATGTAGAAGAAGCATTCAAGGAAATAATACGTATCAAAAGGACGAGTGCAGCACATGAATGA
- a CDS encoding energy-coupling factor transporter transmembrane protein EcfT: MNELFLSYLPGKSILHRLDPRTKLISVMLLSIVVLRASTFKTIGLLFCIFFTLSLLTRLGIRHHLNSLRPMLLFFIFIFAVQAMSSGGKDLVSIGPVAISYEGIWKGGLVISRFVLLVLFASLLLSTTRPALLTLGIERMLRPLPLSLLGISSYDLAIMMSISMRFVPLMYGNLSQILQAQFSRGMDLNRHPLRGFSSMAVPMIHGTMRMAEDLAMAMESRCYQGVHRTSMFELKMHKADCFSLFIVTCMVIFLFSF; this comes from the coding sequence ATGAATGAACTGTTCCTTTCCTATCTGCCGGGAAAATCTATTCTTCATAGGTTGGACCCTCGCACAAAACTGATTTCAGTAATGCTGCTAAGTATTGTTGTGCTGAGGGCATCTACTTTTAAGACTATAGGTTTGCTCTTTTGTATCTTTTTTACACTCTCACTGCTTACAAGATTGGGTATAAGGCATCATCTTAACTCTCTTCGTCCTATGTTATTGTTCTTCATCTTCATTTTCGCAGTACAGGCCATGTCCTCAGGGGGAAAGGACCTGGTTTCTATAGGGCCAGTGGCTATAAGTTATGAAGGAATATGGAAAGGAGGGCTTGTTATTTCTAGATTCGTTCTCCTTGTTCTCTTTGCTTCGTTACTTCTTTCAACAACACGTCCTGCTCTTCTGACTCTGGGAATAGAAAGGATGCTGCGCCCACTGCCTCTTTCCCTTCTGGGTATATCTTCTTATGATCTTGCTATAATGATGTCGATATCTATGCGTTTTGTACCCCTTATGTATGGGAACTTGTCACAAATATTGCAAGCACAGTTTTCCAGAGGCATGGATCTGAATCGACACCCCCTTAGGGGGTTTTCTTCAATGGCTGTACCAATGATCCACGGCACCATGCGTATGGCAGAGGATCTGGCAATGGCTATGGAAAGCCGCTGTTACCAAGGTGTCCACAGAACTTCCATGTTCGAGTTGAAGATGCACAAAGCAGATTGTTTTTCTCTATTCATTGTGACGTGTATGGTTATCTTTTTATTCAGTTTCTAG
- a CDS encoding metalloregulator ArsR/SmtB family transcription factor: MSHSCMDDAAIKTMTNALPSEQVINRICQIFGALQCTTRLQILLLLQHGPLCVTDIENVLGQSQSAISHSLRTLRQLDLVRTKREGRFTVYHLADEHVNVLIDMCQQHAKEMEN; this comes from the coding sequence ATGTCCCACTCATGTATGGATGATGCAGCCATTAAAACCATGACCAATGCTCTTCCCTCTGAACAAGTGATAAACCGTATCTGTCAGATATTCGGAGCATTGCAATGCACAACTCGTCTGCAAATTCTCTTACTCTTGCAGCATGGCCCTCTTTGTGTGACTGATATTGAAAATGTCCTGGGTCAATCCCAGTCTGCTATTTCCCATAGTTTGCGCACCTTACGACAGCTAGACCTCGTAAGGACCAAAAGAGAAGGCCGTTTTACTGTATATCATCTGGCAGATGAGCACGTAAACGTACTGATTGATATGTGCCAGCAACACGCAAAGGAGATGGAAAACTGA
- a CDS encoding SO_0444 family Cu/Zn efflux transporter: protein MPATRKGDGKLISEISVISILYGILFESWSLFLEMSPYLFMGFLIAGILHVLVPDEKILSYLGESAGKVRSVINASLMGLPLPLCSCGVVPTALSLKKRGATKGAALSFMISTPETGVDSIAITYALLDPIMTVFRPLATLFTAIAAGIIENFSSANEKKSLLSTPLVMMHASATPGCGCSCSDGACSSNGNANAASRIAAGIRYAFVDLLGDISKWLIIGTLLAGVIAYLIPEEVISSYLGGGIFSMLIMLLIGIPLYICATTSTPLAAALVAKGMSPGTAFVFLLAGPATNAATISMVMKFLGKKTAMVYVGTIAVCSIGFGLLLDFIYMSLGVKAAAVVGTGGDIVPASIQLAFALVLMPLMAYGLIRKKCN from the coding sequence GTGCCAGCAACACGCAAAGGAGATGGAAAACTGATATCTGAAATATCTGTAATATCTATCCTGTATGGCATTTTATTTGAATCCTGGTCGCTTTTCCTAGAAATGTCTCCTTATCTTTTTATGGGGTTTTTGATCGCAGGGATACTTCATGTGCTAGTGCCGGATGAGAAAATACTCTCATATCTTGGGGAATCAGCAGGAAAGGTAAGGTCTGTGATCAATGCTTCTCTTATGGGCTTGCCGCTGCCACTATGTTCGTGTGGTGTGGTACCTACAGCTCTGTCTCTGAAGAAAAGGGGTGCTACAAAAGGGGCTGCACTTTCATTTATGATTTCAACACCAGAAACAGGAGTTGACTCCATTGCAATTACCTATGCTCTGCTGGATCCAATCATGACAGTATTCAGGCCGCTTGCTACATTGTTTACAGCTATTGCAGCAGGCATAATCGAAAACTTTTCATCGGCAAATGAGAAGAAATCTCTCTTAAGCACGCCCCTTGTTATGATGCATGCTTCTGCTACCCCAGGGTGTGGCTGTTCCTGTTCAGATGGAGCATGCTCTTCCAATGGTAATGCTAATGCAGCTTCCAGGATAGCTGCTGGTATAAGATATGCATTTGTAGACCTTCTTGGAGATATTTCAAAATGGCTCATTATAGGAACCCTGCTTGCGGGTGTTATTGCGTACTTAATACCTGAAGAGGTCATTAGCTCCTATCTGGGAGGTGGCATTTTTTCGATGTTGATTATGCTCCTCATAGGGATTCCTCTGTATATTTGTGCCACTACCTCCACACCCCTTGCTGCAGCATTAGTTGCAAAAGGTATGAGTCCTGGAACAGCTTTTGTATTCCTCCTTGCAGGCCCGGCGACAAACGCTGCAACTATTAGCATGGTAATGAAGTTTCTCGGCAAGAAGACTGCAATGGTCTATGTTGGTACGATAGCAGTATGTTCCATAGGCTTTGGATTGCTTCTGGATTTCATCTATATGAGCCTTGGAGTTAAAGCAGCTGCTGTTGTAGGAACTGGTGGGGATATTGTACCCGCTTCCATCCAGCTTGCCTTTGCACTTGTGCTAATGCCTCTTATGGCCTATGGGCTGATTAGAAAAAAGTGCAATTGA
- a CDS encoding molybdenum-dependent transcriptional regulator yields the protein MTSKTRDMETKAKVWITEDGKPVIGEGKVALLKAIDEEGSLRKACIKVGVSYKHAWLVLNKMSERLGEDIVVTIRGGKKQGTFLTDAGRKLIREYDMSKQLLTDTMHDETYREHLGLHISARNRIPAKVIEVEKGDIASRVKLSIEAAFLSSLITSEAVEKLDLKEGDEVFAVIKSTEVLIGKTAMKKD from the coding sequence ATGACCTCTAAAACGAGAGATATGGAAACAAAAGCAAAAGTATGGATTACAGAAGATGGAAAACCCGTAATAGGAGAAGGCAAAGTTGCTCTTCTCAAGGCTATAGATGAAGAGGGGTCACTGCGCAAAGCCTGCATAAAAGTAGGGGTTTCCTATAAACACGCATGGCTCGTGCTCAATAAGATGAGCGAACGCTTAGGTGAAGATATTGTAGTAACGATAAGAGGAGGAAAGAAACAAGGAACTTTTCTCACTGATGCTGGCCGTAAACTTATAAGAGAATACGATATGAGCAAACAGTTGCTCACTGACACAATGCATGATGAGACTTATAGGGAACACCTCGGACTGCATATTTCCGCACGCAACAGGATACCTGCAAAAGTGATAGAAGTAGAAAAAGGCGATATAGCTTCCAGGGTTAAATTGTCCATAGAAGCTGCGTTTCTAAGTTCACTTATCACCAGTGAGGCAGTGGAAAAACTTGATCTAAAAGAAGGTGACGAGGTTTTTGCAGTCATTAAGTCTACTGAAGTCCTCATTGGGAAAACGGCAATGAAGAAAGATTAA
- a CDS encoding helix-turn-helix transcriptional regulator → MQTRIKEFRARYNLTQEDLAQKVGVRRETIGFLEKGKYNPSLKLAYKVAKCLNSTLDELFIFDDNDL, encoded by the coding sequence ATGCAGACAAGGATCAAAGAGTTCAGAGCACGATATAACCTTACACAGGAAGATCTGGCACAAAAAGTAGGGGTACGCAGAGAGACAATAGGTTTTCTGGAAAAAGGGAAATATAATCCATCTCTGAAACTTGCCTACAAGGTAGCAAAGTGTTTGAACTCTACGTTAGACGAACTTTTTATATTCGATGACAATGACCTCTAA
- a CDS encoding TOBE domain-containing protein: MKISARNTIKGTVKNVVIGQVSAEVTIDLGNGKELVSVITKNSVENLGIKVGKEVYAVVKASSVMIATD, translated from the coding sequence ATGAAAATAAGTGCACGTAACACAATAAAAGGTACAGTAAAGAATGTGGTTATTGGTCAGGTTAGTGCTGAGGTAACCATTGATTTAGGCAACGGAAAAGAACTAGTCTCTGTCATCACAAAGAATTCTGTGGAAAACCTTGGCATAAAAGTCGGAAAGGAAGTTTATGCTGTAGTTAAGGCTTCCAGCGTGATGATCGCAACAGATTAA